A stretch of the Aphis gossypii isolate Hap1 chromosome 2, ASM2018417v2, whole genome shotgun sequence genome encodes the following:
- the LOC114127348 gene encoding 40-kDa huntingtin-associated protein-like: MASFSNSEEIIYHYKIILNKTKKKLFRKLNTSEPSDQFAKLANFCQKNDKHDYAALCWQAVAKCEESMDHNCEQALAHQKAARQFFSEFKKTESSGLISPYNENLQAGLSEMRHAEDSWQGNLFENVLKTSIRLETAETLVGLGKLDDAAFIGSSLIDVPHECPTLKLAILEQITSIQILSEDYEGALLTFTEIANTISCIDNDTIGIYNDILFRCEISRVFLLLILKPTRQKMPSDLASVLEKYMWINGNFDSPVPYISDIMFRLLRSLVKAYQLGETTCLGTIESDFTPHLTSEQRHLLAVLINTLT, from the exons atggctAGTTTCAGTAATTCCGAAgaaattatttaccattataagataatactaaataaaacaaaaaa aaaattgtttAGAAAGCTAAACACATCAGAGCCTAGTGACCAATTTG CCAAACTAGCAAATTTCTGTCAAAAGAATGACAAACATGATTATGCTGCATTGTGTTGGCAAGCTGTGGCCAAATGTGAAGAGTCGATGGATCACAACTGTGAACAAGCTCTTGCTCATCAAAAAGCAGCTCGTCAATTTTTTTCCGAATTTAAGAAGACTGAATCATCTGGTTTAATATCTCCATATAATGAAAACTTACAA gCTGGGCTAAGTGAAATGAGACATGCCGAGGATAGTTGGCAAGGGaacttatttgaaaatgttttgaaaacttCAATTCGTCTTGAAACAGCTGAAACTCTTGTAGGTTTAGGTAAATTAGACGATGCGGCTTTTATTGGAAGTAGTTTGATTGATGTACCACATGAATGTCCTACACTTAAATTGGCTATACTTGAACAAATAACTTCCATTCAAATTCTATCcg aaGATTATGAAGGTGCTCTTTTAACATTCACAGAAATTGCAAATACTATTTCTTGTATAGATAATGACACTAttggtatttataatgatattttattcag atgtgAAATATCAcgagtatttttattacttatacttaaACCTACTCGCCAAAAAATGCCAAGTGATTTAGCTTCAGTGTTGGAAAAATACATGTGGATTAATGGAAATTTTGATTCTCCAG ttcctTATATATCAGATATTATGTTCCGTCTACTTCGTTCTTTGGTAAAAGCATATCAACTTGGTGAAACTACCTGTTTAGGTACAATTGAATCTGATTTTACTCCACACTTAACATCAGAACAAAGACATTTATTAGCAGTATTAATCAATACACTGACATAG
- the LOC114127140 gene encoding arginine/serine-rich coiled-coil protein 2 isoform X2 → MESLCNYVSDDDNSSSPRREVATKLTRANGMEADANYEQVTMDMSEESNHSSTKSPPLKSQTSPSSSASSPTSVSQTSRSRYSSKHRNHSDTKDSSSDEDKRSHIRHRRNKSRDRHSKKHSRRSRSRSCGRKRSRRSRSHSHSKKRSRRSRSRSERNSNSRRSSPHYRHETKNHNKHSRSKSKEKYTSSHNYFLEKKANNKRQILDKLGIELKVPAVGNSVLPSTTTVTPQLLLQKSMEAQVEKVKVQTGIELPSYYNPVAVNPNKYAEQIQKRKLLWGNKQNNEVVKQIEEAKPSVIANNKTATIWQSTKFGDQDGKVTAKFKRLMGIKDNGIGGDNQTSQQGQSKDIIKKQEEMFNSMESQYEVARMATHTHRGLGLGFGTFQQR, encoded by the exons atggAAAGTTTATGCAACTACGTCAGTGACGACGACAACAGTTCGAGTCCTCGAAGAGAAGTCGCT actaAACTTACCAGAGCTAATGGAATGGAAGCAGATGCAAATTATGAACAAGTTACCATGGATATGAGTGAG GAATCAAACCATAGTTCAACCAAATCACCTCCACTTAAAAGTCAAACTTCACCTTCTAGTTCAGCATCATCTCCTACTTCTGTATCGCAGACTTCAAGATCACGTTATTCCAGCAAACATAGAAACCATAGTGATACAAAAGATAGTAGTTCTGATGAAGATAAAAGAAGTCATATTCGTCATAGAag aaataaatcaaGAGATCGTCACAGTAAAAAGCACTCTCGTCGGTCAAGAAGTCGCAGTTGTGGTAGAAAACGATCTCGACGATCTCGTAGTCATAGTCATAGTAAAAAACGATCACGTCGATCACGCAGCCGTAGTGAAAG GAATAGCAATAGTAGGAGATCCAGCCCACATTATAGACATGAAACAAAGAATCACAATAAACACAGTCGGTCtaaaagtaaagaaaaatatacatcgTCACACAATTATTTCTTAGAAAAGAAGGCTAATAATAAACGgcaaa ttttagataAATTGGGGATTGAATTAAAAGTTCCAGCAGTTGGGAATTCTGTACTGCCTTCAACTACAACAGTCACCCCTCAACTGTTACTCCAAAAATCTATGGAAGCACAAGTTGAAAAAGTGAAAGTACAAACTGGAATAGAGTTACCATCTTATTACAATCCAGTAGCTGTAAATCCCAACAAATATGCTGAACAGATTCAAAAACGCAAACTGTTATGgggaaataaacaaaacaatgaaGTTGTTAAACAAATTGAAGAAGCTAAACCATCTGTAATAGCTAACAACAAGACTGCAACCATTTGGCAGTCCACAAAATTTGGGGATCAGGATGGCAAAGTTACTGCCAAATTCAAAAGACTAATGGGCATCAAAGATAATGggatag gtggtGATAATCAAACATCTCAACAAGGACAAtcaaaagatattattaaaaaacaagaaGAAATGTTTAACTCAATGGAAAGTCAATATGAAGTTGCTCGCATGGCAACACATACTCATCGAGGGCTGGGTCTTGGATTCGGTACATTTCAACAGCGGTAG
- the LOC114127140 gene encoding arginine/serine-rich coiled-coil protein 2 isoform X3 — protein sequence MITQVVLVKFILPKLKESNHSSTKSPPLKSQTSPSSSASSPTSVSQTSRSRYSSKHRNHSDTKDSSSDEDKRSHIRHRRNKSRDRHSKKHSRRSRSRSCGRKRSRRSRSHSHSKKRSRRSRSRSERNSNSRRSSPHYRHETKNHNKHSRSKSKEKYTSSHNYFLEKKANNKRQILDKLGIELKVPAVGNSVLPSTTTVTPQLLLQKSMEAQVEKVKVQTGIELPSYYNPVAVNPNKYAEQIQKRKLLWGNKQNNEVVKQIEEAKPSVIANNKTATIWQSTKFGDQDGKVTAKFKRLMGIKDNGIGGDNQTSQQGQSKDIIKKQEEMFNSMESQYEVARMATHTHRGLGLGFGTFQQR from the exons ATGATTACACAAGTCGTCCTggttaaattcatattaccAAAATTGAAG GAATCAAACCATAGTTCAACCAAATCACCTCCACTTAAAAGTCAAACTTCACCTTCTAGTTCAGCATCATCTCCTACTTCTGTATCGCAGACTTCAAGATCACGTTATTCCAGCAAACATAGAAACCATAGTGATACAAAAGATAGTAGTTCTGATGAAGATAAAAGAAGTCATATTCGTCATAGAag aaataaatcaaGAGATCGTCACAGTAAAAAGCACTCTCGTCGGTCAAGAAGTCGCAGTTGTGGTAGAAAACGATCTCGACGATCTCGTAGTCATAGTCATAGTAAAAAACGATCACGTCGATCACGCAGCCGTAGTGAAAG GAATAGCAATAGTAGGAGATCCAGCCCACATTATAGACATGAAACAAAGAATCACAATAAACACAGTCGGTCtaaaagtaaagaaaaatatacatcgTCACACAATTATTTCTTAGAAAAGAAGGCTAATAATAAACGgcaaa ttttagataAATTGGGGATTGAATTAAAAGTTCCAGCAGTTGGGAATTCTGTACTGCCTTCAACTACAACAGTCACCCCTCAACTGTTACTCCAAAAATCTATGGAAGCACAAGTTGAAAAAGTGAAAGTACAAACTGGAATAGAGTTACCATCTTATTACAATCCAGTAGCTGTAAATCCCAACAAATATGCTGAACAGATTCAAAAACGCAAACTGTTATGgggaaataaacaaaacaatgaaGTTGTTAAACAAATTGAAGAAGCTAAACCATCTGTAATAGCTAACAACAAGACTGCAACCATTTGGCAGTCCACAAAATTTGGGGATCAGGATGGCAAAGTTACTGCCAAATTCAAAAGACTAATGGGCATCAAAGATAATGggatag gtggtGATAATCAAACATCTCAACAAGGACAAtcaaaagatattattaaaaaacaagaaGAAATGTTTAACTCAATGGAAAGTCAATATGAAGTTGCTCGCATGGCAACACATACTCATCGAGGGCTGGGTCTTGGATTCGGTACATTTCAACAGCGGTAG
- the LOC114127328 gene encoding H/ACA ribonucleoprotein complex subunit 2-like protein, producing the protein MTEDTSIIDPNNKKVSYSTRIKYLNEIAKPLATKALTKKIYKLVKKAHKEKTYLRVGLKEVQRRVRRGETGLVIFAGDVSPIDIMSHMPGVCETKNLPYCYVPSREDLGSSMGVKRSAVMVLVRKHENYTDLYDECQSEIKALPYDF; encoded by the exons ATGACAGAAGATACGAGCATAATTGATCCGAACAACAAAAAAGTTTCGTATTCCACGAGAATCAAATACCTTAATGAAATAGCCAAACCTTTGGCAACCAAGGCTCTTAcaaaaaagatttataaacttgttaaaaaag cacATAaggaaaaaacttatttaagagTTGGTCTAAAAGAAGTGCAGCGGAGAGTCCGAAGAGGCGAAACGGGTTTAGTAATTTTTGCTGGTGATGTTTCACCAATTGATATCATGAGTCACATGCCTGGTGTATGCGAGACAAAAAATCTACCTTACTGTTATGTGCCTTCACGTGAAGACTTGGGTTCATCAATGGGTGTTAAAAGATCTGCAGTCATGGTACTTGTTAgaaaacatgaaaattataCAGATTTATATGATGAATGCCAGAGCGAGATCAAAGCTCTGCCCTATGATTTTTAG
- the LOC114127140 gene encoding arginine/serine-rich coiled-coil protein 2 isoform X4 has product MRLNYQYCTFTLQESNHSSTKSPPLKSQTSPSSSASSPTSVSQTSRSRYSSKHRNHSDTKDSSSDEDKRSHIRHRRNKSRDRHSKKHSRRSRSRSCGRKRSRRSRSHSHSKKRSRRSRSRSERNSNSRRSSPHYRHETKNHNKHSRSKSKEKYTSSHNYFLEKKANNKRQILDKLGIELKVPAVGNSVLPSTTTVTPQLLLQKSMEAQVEKVKVQTGIELPSYYNPVAVNPNKYAEQIQKRKLLWGNKQNNEVVKQIEEAKPSVIANNKTATIWQSTKFGDQDGKVTAKFKRLMGIKDNGIGGDNQTSQQGQSKDIIKKQEEMFNSMESQYEVARMATHTHRGLGLGFGTFQQR; this is encoded by the exons ATGCGGCTGAATTATCAATACTGTACATTCACATTG CAGGAATCAAACCATAGTTCAACCAAATCACCTCCACTTAAAAGTCAAACTTCACCTTCTAGTTCAGCATCATCTCCTACTTCTGTATCGCAGACTTCAAGATCACGTTATTCCAGCAAACATAGAAACCATAGTGATACAAAAGATAGTAGTTCTGATGAAGATAAAAGAAGTCATATTCGTCATAGAag aaataaatcaaGAGATCGTCACAGTAAAAAGCACTCTCGTCGGTCAAGAAGTCGCAGTTGTGGTAGAAAACGATCTCGACGATCTCGTAGTCATAGTCATAGTAAAAAACGATCACGTCGATCACGCAGCCGTAGTGAAAG GAATAGCAATAGTAGGAGATCCAGCCCACATTATAGACATGAAACAAAGAATCACAATAAACACAGTCGGTCtaaaagtaaagaaaaatatacatcgTCACACAATTATTTCTTAGAAAAGAAGGCTAATAATAAACGgcaaa ttttagataAATTGGGGATTGAATTAAAAGTTCCAGCAGTTGGGAATTCTGTACTGCCTTCAACTACAACAGTCACCCCTCAACTGTTACTCCAAAAATCTATGGAAGCACAAGTTGAAAAAGTGAAAGTACAAACTGGAATAGAGTTACCATCTTATTACAATCCAGTAGCTGTAAATCCCAACAAATATGCTGAACAGATTCAAAAACGCAAACTGTTATGgggaaataaacaaaacaatgaaGTTGTTAAACAAATTGAAGAAGCTAAACCATCTGTAATAGCTAACAACAAGACTGCAACCATTTGGCAGTCCACAAAATTTGGGGATCAGGATGGCAAAGTTACTGCCAAATTCAAAAGACTAATGGGCATCAAAGATAATGggatag gtggtGATAATCAAACATCTCAACAAGGACAAtcaaaagatattattaaaaaacaagaaGAAATGTTTAACTCAATGGAAAGTCAATATGAAGTTGCTCGCATGGCAACACATACTCATCGAGGGCTGGGTCTTGGATTCGGTACATTTCAACAGCGGTAG
- the LOC114126889 gene encoding lambda-crystallin homolog, whose amino-acid sequence MAGKGKIGIIGSGLIGQSWAMLFASARYNVIIYDINSELVNTAYEKIKSELKTMEKNGILRGNLTADQQIELIKGVTKLEEVVEDTILIQECIPEILSLKQQLYDQIDKIIGSQTIISSSTSTFLPSVLSEKMEHRNQLIVSHPVNPPYFVPLVEIVPSEWTEEWVIKKTRTIMEDIKQSPVTLAKEVPGFALNRIQYAILNECWHLVNDGVLNVKDVDTVMSEGLGMRYAFLGPLETAHLNAEGFVNYTERYSNSMYGVCQQFKPSPKFEGPLVKVIGDQLNSNTPLEDLPKRRLWRDQSLIKLSQLKKYNNY is encoded by the exons atggCTGGAAAAGGAAAAATTGGAATCATTGGAAG tggTCTAATAGGTCAGAGTTGGGCTATGTTATTTGCAAGCGCTCGTTACAATGTAATAATCTATGACATTAACTCAGAGTTAGTGAATACTgcctatgaaaaaattaaatcagaattaaaaacaatggaAAAGAATGGAATTCTAAGAGGCAATCTTACTGCTGATCAACAAATTGAACTTATTAAAG gtGTAACTAAATTGGAAGAAGTTGTAGAAGATACAATTCTTATTCAAGAATGTATACcagaaatattatctttaaaacaacaattgtATGaccaaattgataaaattattggttCTCAAACTATTATTTCCAGTTCTACTTCTACATTCTTGCCATCGGTTCTTTCTGAAAAAATGGAACATCGCAATCAATTAATTGTTTCACACCCA gtTAACCCACCATATTTTGTGCCATTAGTAGAAATTGTACCATCTGAATGGACAGAAGAGTGGGTAATTAAGAAAACAAGGACAATTATGGAAGATATCAAACAATCCCCTGTAACTCTTGCTAAAGAAGTACCAGGATTTGCATTGAACCGCATTCA gtatgctATATTGAATGAATGTTGGCATCTTGTAAATGATGGAGTACTTAACGTGAAAGATGTTGATACAGTTATGTCGGAAGGTCTAGGTATGCGTTATGCATTTCTTGGTCCATTAGAAACTGCTCATTTAAATGCTGAAG GATTTGTGAACTATACAGAGCGTTATTCAAACTCAATGTATGGTGTATGTCAACAATTCAAGCCATCGCCCAAGTTTGAAGGACCATTGGTAAAAGTGATTGGAGATCAATTAAATTCCAATACTCCTTTGGAAGATCTCCCAAAACGTAGATTATGGAGAGATCAatctttgataaaattatctcaacttaaaaaatataataattattaa
- the LOC114126905 gene encoding Golgi SNAP receptor complex member 1 — protein MALSPSWEDLRKQARRLETEIDSMLVSLSKISTNNPMMYSDDESQLLLSDDRFETATSEIEELLSKLNTVNEKMSEWSSNGEQSTVSQNVHTVQRHRDILQDYTKEFQKIQSNVRARREREDLLHSVRQDIDGYKNSGTKNRRMDLYVKEHEHVRNSDRLVSDQIAIAMETREHLVSQRHHFKRLQSRLHDLSSRFPALNTLVQKINMRKKRDSLIVGGVIVICTFIILLYTFH, from the exons ATGGCTTTGTCGCCGTCATGGGAAg ATTTGAGGAAACAGGCCAGAAGGCTGGAAACAGAAATCGACTCAATGTTAGTgtcattaagtaaaataagtacTAATAATCCTATGATGTATAGCGATGATGAATCACAGTTGTTATTGTCCGATGATCGATTTGAAACAGCCACATCTGAAATTGAAGAACTGTTGTCTAAG CTTAATACGGTCAATGAAAAAATGAGTGAATGGAGCTCTAATGGGGAACAATCTACAGTTTCACAAAATGTACATACTGTACAGCGCCACAGAGATATTTTACAAGATTATACTAAAGagtttcaaaaaatacaatcCAATGTTAGAGCTCGAAGGGAAAGGGAAGATTTGTTGCATAGTGTTCGGCAGGACATTGA tggcTACAAGAATTCTGGAACAAAAAACAGGCGTATGGATTTGTATGTCAAAGAACACGAACATGTACGCAATTCAGATCGTTTAGTATCTGATCAGATCGCAATTGCAATGGAAACCAGAGAACACTTAGTATCACAACGTCATCATTTTAAACGTTTACAATCTAGACTTCACGATTTGTCAAGTAGATTTCCTGCTCTTAACACCcttgtacaaaaaattaatatgcgtAAAAAACGTGATTCTTTAATAGTTGGAGGagttattgttatatgtacttttataatactcTTGTATACGTTTCATTag
- the LOC114127115 gene encoding prenylcysteine oxidase 1-like: MKYLLETVIWLLLLLKSTDQSDLNIAIIGGGIGGTSCAYFLKEIFKDLVNLDIYEGNKVGGRLATVIMSDGNEYETGGSVIHQRNKYMSDFVSYLGLQKRKSVFKNERLGLHNGKDFDFIENDNYYINLMNILWRYGYSIKRLQEFINSMLDKFERIYELQTKGLSYDSTYDLLTAMDPSFVNYLNISVRDAYLKEEHFSESLITELVQASLRVNYGQNTNVHEFVGSVSMAGMDGSLWSVKGGNKRVVEKLLEKSKAHLVPEYVVQITKNNDSYTLLTNFKKKATYDYVVFAAPLAENQKVPITFSNMPLALNKVGKYHQTVSTLVVGEMKRTQFSSISDDLLPITIISNNENEFFNSISNVEGVNETGSLNVWKIFSQHPLSNNQIDHLFENVSDVKVVDWLAYPHYKVPTESQSFHIADRLYHINAIEWAASAMEMSCIGAKNVALLIKKHFYSNELNETTKWSHMEL; the protein is encoded by the exons atgaaatacttaTTGGAAACGGTAATATGGTTATTACTTCTATTAAAATCTACAGACCAATCAGATTTGAATATTG caaTAATCGGTGGTGGCATAGGTGGAACATCttgtgcatattttttaaaagaaatatttaaggatttagttaatttagatatatatgAGGGCAATAAGGTTGGTGGAAGATTAGCCACAGTAATTATGAGCGATGGAAATGAATATGAGACTGGTGGATCAGTCATTCACCAAAGAAACAAATATATGTCTGATTTTGTAAGTTACTTAG gACTTCAAAAACGTAAgtcagtatttaaaaatgaacgaCTTGGTTTACACAATGGAaaagattttgattttatagagAATgacaactattatataaatttgatgaatattttatggcGATATGGTTACAGCATTAAACGTTTGCAGGAATTTATTAATAGCATGCTTGACAAGTTTGAAAG aatttatgaaCTACAGACCAAGGGTCTAAGTTATGATTCAACATATGACTTACTAACAGCAATGGATCCTTCATTTGtcaattatcttaatatttcaGTGAGGGATGCATACTTGAAAGAGGAACATTTTTCTGAGTCTTTAATCACTGAACTTGTACAGGCATCCCTTAGAGTAAATTATGGACAAAATACCAATGTTCATGAATTTGTTG gaTCAGTTTCTATGGCAGGAATGGATGGATCATTATGGTCAGTAAAAGGAGGTAATAAAAGAGTTGTAGAAAAACTACTTGAAAAATCCAAAGCACATTTGGTACCGGAATATGTGGtccaaataactaaaaacaatgATTCATATAcactattaactaattttaaaaaaaaggcaACTTACGATTATGTTGTGTTTGCTGCACCTCTTGCAGAAAATCAGAAAGTACCAATCACTTTTTCAAACATGCCATTAGCATTAAATAAAGTCGGTAAATACCACCAAACAGTAAGTACATTGGTTGTTGGTGAGATGAAAAGAACACAATTTTCATCTATTTCTGATGATTTGTTaccaattactattatatcaaACAATGAAAATGAGTTTTTCAATTCAATCAGTAATGTTGAAGGAGTCAATGAAACCGGAAGTTTAAatgtttggaaaatattttctcaacATCCACTATCTAACAATCAGATAGaccatttatttgaaaatgttagtgATGTTAAAGTTGTAGATTGGTTGGCATATCCTCATTATAAAGTTCCAACCGAATCACAGAGTTTTCACATAGCTGATCGGCTTTACCACATTAATGCCATAGAGTGGGCAGCAAGTGCCATGGAAATGAGTTGTATTGGTGCAAAGAATGTAGCACTGTTAATCAAGAAACACTTTTATAGCAATGAACTAAATGAAACAACTAAATGGTCTCATATGGAactataa
- the LOC114127140 gene encoding arginine/serine-rich coiled-coil protein 2 isoform X1, with product MESLCNYVSDDDNSSSPRREVATKLTRANGMEADANYEQVTMDMSEQESNHSSTKSPPLKSQTSPSSSASSPTSVSQTSRSRYSSKHRNHSDTKDSSSDEDKRSHIRHRRNKSRDRHSKKHSRRSRSRSCGRKRSRRSRSHSHSKKRSRRSRSRSERNSNSRRSSPHYRHETKNHNKHSRSKSKEKYTSSHNYFLEKKANNKRQILDKLGIELKVPAVGNSVLPSTTTVTPQLLLQKSMEAQVEKVKVQTGIELPSYYNPVAVNPNKYAEQIQKRKLLWGNKQNNEVVKQIEEAKPSVIANNKTATIWQSTKFGDQDGKVTAKFKRLMGIKDNGIGGDNQTSQQGQSKDIIKKQEEMFNSMESQYEVARMATHTHRGLGLGFGTFQQR from the exons atggAAAGTTTATGCAACTACGTCAGTGACGACGACAACAGTTCGAGTCCTCGAAGAGAAGTCGCT actaAACTTACCAGAGCTAATGGAATGGAAGCAGATGCAAATTATGAACAAGTTACCATGGATATGAGTGAG CAGGAATCAAACCATAGTTCAACCAAATCACCTCCACTTAAAAGTCAAACTTCACCTTCTAGTTCAGCATCATCTCCTACTTCTGTATCGCAGACTTCAAGATCACGTTATTCCAGCAAACATAGAAACCATAGTGATACAAAAGATAGTAGTTCTGATGAAGATAAAAGAAGTCATATTCGTCATAGAag aaataaatcaaGAGATCGTCACAGTAAAAAGCACTCTCGTCGGTCAAGAAGTCGCAGTTGTGGTAGAAAACGATCTCGACGATCTCGTAGTCATAGTCATAGTAAAAAACGATCACGTCGATCACGCAGCCGTAGTGAAAG GAATAGCAATAGTAGGAGATCCAGCCCACATTATAGACATGAAACAAAGAATCACAATAAACACAGTCGGTCtaaaagtaaagaaaaatatacatcgTCACACAATTATTTCTTAGAAAAGAAGGCTAATAATAAACGgcaaa ttttagataAATTGGGGATTGAATTAAAAGTTCCAGCAGTTGGGAATTCTGTACTGCCTTCAACTACAACAGTCACCCCTCAACTGTTACTCCAAAAATCTATGGAAGCACAAGTTGAAAAAGTGAAAGTACAAACTGGAATAGAGTTACCATCTTATTACAATCCAGTAGCTGTAAATCCCAACAAATATGCTGAACAGATTCAAAAACGCAAACTGTTATGgggaaataaacaaaacaatgaaGTTGTTAAACAAATTGAAGAAGCTAAACCATCTGTAATAGCTAACAACAAGACTGCAACCATTTGGCAGTCCACAAAATTTGGGGATCAGGATGGCAAAGTTACTGCCAAATTCAAAAGACTAATGGGCATCAAAGATAATGggatag gtggtGATAATCAAACATCTCAACAAGGACAAtcaaaagatattattaaaaaacaagaaGAAATGTTTAACTCAATGGAAAGTCAATATGAAGTTGCTCGCATGGCAACACATACTCATCGAGGGCTGGGTCTTGGATTCGGTACATTTCAACAGCGGTAG
- the LOC114127140 gene encoding arginine/serine-rich coiled-coil protein 2 isoform X5 yields MRLNYQYCTFTLESNHSSTKSPPLKSQTSPSSSASSPTSVSQTSRSRYSSKHRNHSDTKDSSSDEDKRSHIRHRRNKSRDRHSKKHSRRSRSRSCGRKRSRRSRSHSHSKKRSRRSRSRSERNSNSRRSSPHYRHETKNHNKHSRSKSKEKYTSSHNYFLEKKANNKRQILDKLGIELKVPAVGNSVLPSTTTVTPQLLLQKSMEAQVEKVKVQTGIELPSYYNPVAVNPNKYAEQIQKRKLLWGNKQNNEVVKQIEEAKPSVIANNKTATIWQSTKFGDQDGKVTAKFKRLMGIKDNGIGGDNQTSQQGQSKDIIKKQEEMFNSMESQYEVARMATHTHRGLGLGFGTFQQR; encoded by the exons ATGCGGCTGAATTATCAATACTGTACATTCACATTG GAATCAAACCATAGTTCAACCAAATCACCTCCACTTAAAAGTCAAACTTCACCTTCTAGTTCAGCATCATCTCCTACTTCTGTATCGCAGACTTCAAGATCACGTTATTCCAGCAAACATAGAAACCATAGTGATACAAAAGATAGTAGTTCTGATGAAGATAAAAGAAGTCATATTCGTCATAGAag aaataaatcaaGAGATCGTCACAGTAAAAAGCACTCTCGTCGGTCAAGAAGTCGCAGTTGTGGTAGAAAACGATCTCGACGATCTCGTAGTCATAGTCATAGTAAAAAACGATCACGTCGATCACGCAGCCGTAGTGAAAG GAATAGCAATAGTAGGAGATCCAGCCCACATTATAGACATGAAACAAAGAATCACAATAAACACAGTCGGTCtaaaagtaaagaaaaatatacatcgTCACACAATTATTTCTTAGAAAAGAAGGCTAATAATAAACGgcaaa ttttagataAATTGGGGATTGAATTAAAAGTTCCAGCAGTTGGGAATTCTGTACTGCCTTCAACTACAACAGTCACCCCTCAACTGTTACTCCAAAAATCTATGGAAGCACAAGTTGAAAAAGTGAAAGTACAAACTGGAATAGAGTTACCATCTTATTACAATCCAGTAGCTGTAAATCCCAACAAATATGCTGAACAGATTCAAAAACGCAAACTGTTATGgggaaataaacaaaacaatgaaGTTGTTAAACAAATTGAAGAAGCTAAACCATCTGTAATAGCTAACAACAAGACTGCAACCATTTGGCAGTCCACAAAATTTGGGGATCAGGATGGCAAAGTTACTGCCAAATTCAAAAGACTAATGGGCATCAAAGATAATGggatag gtggtGATAATCAAACATCTCAACAAGGACAAtcaaaagatattattaaaaaacaagaaGAAATGTTTAACTCAATGGAAAGTCAATATGAAGTTGCTCGCATGGCAACACATACTCATCGAGGGCTGGGTCTTGGATTCGGTACATTTCAACAGCGGTAG